Genomic window (Pseudomonadota bacterium):
GGCTTCTCCCGCCGAAGGGCAAGCGGGACGCACCTTTGTTCTTTATGGGCCGGACCAAGTGCTTGCGCATCCCCTGCTGCTGCATGGCTATGAGGCGGCCAGCGATGCACAGCCACTGCCTCAGCTTGCCGAATTTTCCGACCCGGTGCTTCAAGCATTGTGGGATCCAGCGCACGAGATACCGCTCGTCGCGGGTCTCTCCCTAGGCGGCGATGTCCGTGCTCTGGAAGTCGATGGCAAATCCTATGTGGTGTTGCTCCGTCGCGTGGAGGGCTTTGGCGGACAACCTTGGCTTGTCGGCGTCTATCAGGATCTCGAGGCGATCACCGCACAATTCGAGCGCCTCGGCCTGATTCCGCTGATCTCGCTTGGCGTTCTCGCGTTGGCCCTCCTGCTCGCCTTTTTCCTCGCGCGCAGCATGAGCCCGTCGGTGCGTCAGCTCGCCCAGGCGGCCCAACATGTGCGCACGCTCGATCTAGAACACGCGCCCACGCTCCGCCGCGGCCCGTACCGCGAGCTAAACCAGGCGGCGGATGCCTACAATGCCATGGTGACGGGCTTGCGCGCCTTCCAGACCTATGTGCCACGTCTTTTGGTCAAGCGCCTCATGGCGGAGGGCGCGCCGGCCGCCATCGTCTCGGAAGAGCGCGAGGTTACCGTGATTTTTACCGACATTACGGGCTTTACCGCGTTCGCCGAAGACATGACGGCGACCGACGTGGCTAATTTTCTCAATGCGCATTTCACCCTACTTGACCGCTGTGTCGAGGCCGAGGGCGGCACGGTCGACAAATATATCGGCGATTCCTTGATGGCGTTCTGGGGCGCGCCCGAGCGACAGAGCGACCACGCCGAGCGCGCCTGCCGTGCTGCCCTGGCCATCGCCCGCGCCATTCGCGCGGACAATGAGCGCCGCATCGCGGAGGGTCTGGTGCCAACACGCGTACGAGTCGGCATCCACAGCGGGCCGGCGCTGGTTGGCAATATCGGCGCACCGGGCCGCATCAACTACACCATCATCGGAGATTCGGTGAACACCGCAGAGCGGCTGGAGGCTTTTGCGCGCGATGTGCCACCGCTGGAGGCCCGTGTAATCGTTCTCTTGAGCGGCGAGACAGCGGCGCGCCTCGCACCGGAATTCGCTTTGGAGCGGCTCGGCAAATTCCTCC
Coding sequences:
- a CDS encoding adenylate/guanylate cyclase domain-containing protein, whose translation is MTQPDIPVKLARQRQGVPILVALVSTFGLLMLIAVVLVFIAGYEVARRNTTELIREKSDMLIASVIAQNRSHLEPARAQLEYLADLVATGALVPENRGAFGEALRASLAAVPQVSVVAFLNSDLEVLRAFRNRPDRPVTIDDWSGDASVKDTLAEVAGADGAYWGELFVAEDLGATFINVRMPVRRDGRFLGALIAGVSIEALSSLLASPAEGQAGRTFVLYGPDQVLAHPLLLHGYEAASDAQPLPQLAEFSDPVLQALWDPAHEIPLVAGLSLGGDVRALEVDGKSYVVLLRRVEGFGGQPWLVGVYQDLEAITAQFERLGLIPLISLGVLALALLLAFFLARSMSPSVRQLAQAAQHVRTLDLEHAPTLRRGPYRELNQAADAYNAMVTGLRAFQTYVPRLLVKRLMAEGAPAAIVSEEREVTVIFTDITGFTAFAEDMTATDVANFLNAHFTLLDRCVEAEGGTVDKYIGDSLMAFWGAPERQSDHAERACRAALAIARAIRADNERRIAEGLVPTRVRVGIHSGPALVGNIGAPGRINYTIIGDSVNTAERLEAFARDVPPLEARVIVLLSGETAARLAPEFALERLGKFLPPGRHGRIEVFRLKSD